A region from the Treponema pallidum subsp. pallidum str. Nichols genome encodes:
- a CDS encoding 5-formyltetrahydrofolate cyclo-ligase, translating to MNAKQNARRIASARLRAFRASPTAPAYPAHSLFTAQTAYQRARTVFFYAPLPLEIDPYALAYTAENAGKHVALPRVSGNDLHFHAVTYACTTRPSVSCFTTLCPRTRGIREPDAHSPRLYPPHPSPNTPAQRTLALPLLIVVPALAFSTNGARLGRGGGHYDRFLARIAATIPAGSYYTLGLCFDCQIMAVIPQEAHDQSVHAVLTETRLISCATARAPAPPFSL from the coding sequence CGCGCCTCCCCTACCGCTCCTGCCTATCCAGCACACTCCCTTTTCACTGCACAGACAGCGTACCAGCGTGCACGCACTGTGTTCTTCTATGCGCCCCTGCCCCTAGAAATAGACCCCTACGCCCTTGCATACACTGCAGAAAACGCAGGAAAGCACGTAGCTCTTCCTCGCGTATCGGGAAACGACTTGCACTTTCACGCAGTCACGTACGCGTGCACTACCCGCCCCTCTGTTTCCTGCTTCACCACCTTGTGCCCTAGGACCAGGGGAATTAGAGAACCCGATGCACACAGTCCACGCCTCTACCCCCCGCACCCTTCGCCCAATACTCCTGCACAAAGAACACTTGCCCTACCGCTTTTGATCGTAGTTCCCGCACTGGCATTCAGCACAAATGGCGCACGCCTCGGCCGCGGCGGAGGACACTACGATCGCTTCCTCGCCCGGATCGCCGCTACCATACCAGCAGGGAGCTACTACACGCTCGGCCTCTGCTTTGATTGCCAAATCATGGCTGTCATTCCTCAAGAAGCACACGACCAATCCGTACACGCGGTGCTCACCGAAACTCGTCTCATTTCCTGTGCCACGGCGCGTGCACCAGCGCCACCGTTCTCTTTATAG
- a CDS encoding ATP-grasp domain-containing protein → MKTILILGAGTMQAPALRAARELGLWVCAVDGNPHAPCAALADEFTPIDLADSAALVAHARAIRARRGLDAVFTAATDFSVSVAAVAEACALPGHRLEATKNATDKTRMRACFTRARLRCPRFTFLEPDSFAWDTPPGHARLCSHLHSAGLSFPLVVKPTDNMGARGCTLAQCKDTLINACAVARQFSRSGRVIIEEFIVGREFSLEGLIFDGTLYVTALADRHICFPPSFVEMGHTLPAALCTQDAQALIDTFHNGVRALGLTHGAVKGDLFLSTPSPTKTPSTAATPNPSAPYTPEAVLGEIAARLSGGFMSGWTVPYALGFDVTRAALHVALHGPSAAASAATASVAPPPTALTVLRTQLTTLSPLPEKSPYASAERAWISIPGVIHRIWGLADAQQIAYVKNVFVRMQEGAAVRFPRNNVEKCGNVLSQAPTRAQAIAAAETACRCIVLRLVPAHPATDAFLARKRSAESAASPALQDADSEYAASASHPFGQESIPDIVCDASGRFFTSEVACAPLVRTGLFLIPEPLVRADARDVQGRSIHALCTLALKVEPALEPALCFARSQNLAELWRALIRGGIQGLLYAFDSFQLS, encoded by the coding sequence GTGAAAACCATTCTCATACTGGGTGCAGGAACCATGCAAGCCCCTGCACTTCGCGCAGCACGGGAGCTTGGGCTGTGGGTGTGCGCGGTAGATGGGAATCCGCATGCACCGTGCGCGGCACTTGCAGACGAGTTTACCCCAATCGATTTGGCCGATAGCGCCGCGCTCGTCGCTCACGCGCGCGCAATTCGCGCGCGCCGCGGCTTGGATGCTGTGTTCACCGCGGCAACAGACTTTTCCGTTTCCGTCGCTGCCGTCGCCGAGGCCTGTGCACTCCCCGGCCACCGATTGGAGGCAACCAAAAACGCTACGGATAAAACGCGCATGCGTGCCTGCTTCACACGCGCCCGACTGCGCTGCCCCCGCTTCACGTTCCTTGAGCCTGACTCGTTCGCCTGGGACACACCGCCTGGGCATGCCCGACTGTGTTCCCACCTGCATAGCGCTGGACTCTCGTTTCCTCTCGTCGTAAAACCGACAGACAACATGGGAGCCCGCGGCTGCACGCTCGCGCAATGCAAGGATACCCTCATAAATGCCTGCGCCGTGGCGCGCCAGTTCTCTCGCAGCGGCCGGGTGATTATCGAGGAATTTATTGTCGGAAGAGAGTTTTCCCTGGAAGGGCTCATATTCGACGGGACGTTGTACGTCACCGCACTTGCCGATCGCCACATCTGCTTTCCTCCCTCATTCGTAGAAATGGGACACACGCTCCCGGCAGCGCTCTGTACACAAGACGCACAAGCGCTCATCGACACCTTCCACAACGGTGTGCGGGCACTCGGGCTCACCCATGGCGCCGTGAAAGGAGATCTCTTCCTGAGTACCCCCTCCCCGACGAAAACTCCATCCACTGCCGCCACACCCAACCCTTCTGCCCCGTACACACCCGAAGCAGTATTGGGAGAAATTGCCGCACGCCTTTCAGGGGGCTTCATGTCTGGCTGGACGGTGCCGTACGCTCTGGGTTTCGACGTCACACGCGCTGCATTGCACGTGGCGCTTCACGGTCCTTCAGCTGCCGCCTCGGCTGCCACCGCGTCTGTCGCCCCCCCTCCTACTGCGCTCACCGTGCTGCGCACACAGCTCACCACTCTGTCTCCTCTTCCAGAAAAAAGCCCATACGCCAGCGCAGAACGCGCGTGGATTTCCATTCCTGGGGTAATACACCGAATCTGGGGCCTTGCAGACGCTCAACAGATCGCCTACGTCAAAAACGTGTTCGTACGTATGCAGGAAGGAGCCGCGGTGCGCTTTCCTCGTAATAATGTGGAAAAATGTGGCAACGTGCTGAGTCAGGCCCCCACCCGTGCACAGGCTATCGCCGCAGCAGAAACCGCGTGTCGCTGCATTGTACTCCGCCTTGTTCCTGCACACCCTGCAACAGACGCCTTTCTAGCAAGAAAACGCAGCGCAGAATCAGCGGCCAGCCCAGCGCTCCAGGACGCTGATTCTGAGTACGCAGCGTCTGCATCACACCCCTTTGGGCAAGAGAGTATACCGGACATCGTCTGCGATGCCTCAGGACGCTTCTTTACCTCTGAGGTTGCCTGTGCACCGCTCGTGCGCACAGGACTCTTCCTTATCCCCGAGCCACTGGTGCGCGCTGACGCACGAGACGTGCAGGGTCGCAGCATCCATGCGCTGTGTACCCTTGCACTTAAGGTAGAGCCTGCGCTCGAACCTGCGCTGTGCTTTGCGCGTTCCCAAAACCTCGCAGAGTTATGGCGCGCACTTATTCGCGGTGGCATTCAAGGATTACTATACGCGTTTGACTCCTTTCAACTGTCCTGA
- a CDS encoding cysteine hydrolase family protein, which yields MSRAFFLVDFQNDFCDPRGALFVPGADQDCVRVAEFLRVHAAHVDALYVSCDRHPRMHVAHPCFWRSLTGDALGPFDTVSFERLRSGACVPVRVGYVQTVAGYLAFRAYTGKGPLYLWPEHCVRGSWGQAVHPLIVEAVRFWQRAHRTRHPQFFFKGENPCVEQFSVLSSEYPASQGTADSLFVKRCQMLRAHERIFVAGEALSHCVVCTLQDMQRAGVLSRVSLLKDGSSVVPGFEQKTAASVQTLCAQGLTWLRMTEAAELLRTRFIFSGTEHQDS from the coding sequence ATGAGCAGAGCCTTTTTTTTGGTTGATTTTCAAAATGATTTTTGCGATCCACGCGGTGCGTTGTTCGTTCCCGGCGCGGATCAGGACTGTGTGCGCGTTGCTGAGTTCTTGCGCGTGCACGCTGCGCATGTGGATGCATTGTACGTAAGTTGCGATCGGCACCCGCGGATGCACGTTGCGCACCCCTGTTTTTGGCGCTCCCTGACAGGAGATGCTCTCGGTCCTTTTGATACAGTTTCGTTCGAACGTTTGCGTTCTGGGGCGTGTGTGCCTGTGCGTGTCGGCTATGTACAGACCGTAGCGGGGTACTTGGCATTCCGTGCATATACCGGAAAGGGGCCTCTATACCTTTGGCCCGAGCATTGTGTGCGTGGCAGTTGGGGACAGGCGGTGCACCCGCTTATCGTGGAGGCGGTGCGCTTTTGGCAACGCGCGCATCGTACAAGACATCCTCAGTTTTTCTTTAAAGGAGAAAACCCCTGTGTGGAACAATTTAGTGTGCTGTCCTCGGAGTATCCAGCGTCTCAAGGGACTGCGGATTCTCTTTTTGTTAAGCGCTGCCAAATGCTCCGCGCACATGAGCGTATTTTCGTAGCAGGTGAAGCACTCTCGCATTGTGTTGTGTGTACGCTGCAGGATATGCAGCGCGCAGGGGTCCTCTCACGCGTGAGTTTGTTGAAGGACGGTAGTAGCGTGGTGCCTGGTTTTGAGCAAAAAACGGCCGCGTCCGTGCAGACTCTCTGTGCACAGGGACTGACGTGGCTGCGTATGACTGAGGCCGCAGAGCTTTTGCGCACGCGTTTTATTTTTTCTGGCACTGAACATCAGGACAGTTGA
- a CDS encoding DUF2715 domain-containing protein has product MSGWCEGEVMCRLRRSVAGGGALFLAVLWGLCTDANAAQVFVSPRVGQVGVFVWGKGANGEGGTQGTKRTDILAFTPTLGLSVGVSAENGFTFVTQLDAGLSTLLFRAQFLLGWVLRMGERAFFLPSTGVDIMSTKDKIVGVPVNLDFHFFFTGVVGLSVGVASGVGIPITANLEQCKNGAGSTDLKWEQFLQKYCLECPLTVQIGPVFRV; this is encoded by the coding sequence ATGAGTGGTTGGTGTGAGGGTGAGGTGATGTGCCGCTTGCGCCGTTCGGTGGCGGGGGGGGGTGCGCTCTTTTTGGCGGTGTTGTGGGGTCTTTGCACTGACGCGAACGCCGCGCAGGTTTTTGTTTCTCCCCGAGTTGGACAGGTGGGAGTCTTTGTGTGGGGAAAGGGCGCGAACGGTGAGGGCGGAACGCAAGGTACGAAACGCACCGATATACTGGCCTTCACCCCCACGCTGGGGCTTTCGGTGGGGGTTTCTGCGGAGAACGGGTTTACTTTCGTCACGCAGCTAGATGCGGGGCTTTCTACGCTCCTGTTCCGCGCGCAGTTCCTATTGGGGTGGGTACTCCGTATGGGAGAGCGGGCGTTCTTTCTGCCTTCTACGGGTGTGGATATCATGTCTACCAAGGACAAAATAGTCGGTGTTCCTGTGAACCTTGACTTTCATTTCTTTTTTACGGGGGTTGTGGGACTGTCTGTCGGTGTGGCAAGCGGTGTGGGTATCCCGATTACTGCGAACCTCGAGCAGTGTAAGAACGGCGCAGGCTCCACTGATTTGAAATGGGAACAGTTTTTGCAAAAGTATTGTTTGGAGTGTCCGCTGACGGTGCAGATAGGGCCTGTGTTCCGGGTCTAG
- a CDS encoding DUF2715 domain-containing protein produces the protein MRRLLACSAGVLCFSQLGALELFLSPKIGITSVYQFGSNGGSDGTSSGKGVSFDRLIGRVDLGLILVNGLTISASAESSLTNVFVRAQALIGYAVRVGGLRAIVSSGVNICGDSCATSEGKSSAWYSKLLYSVPLNLEVQYYLTSFAGVAVAASTAVGVRDFNFKEFTLPLSLTIGPTFRV, from the coding sequence ATGAGAAGATTGCTGGCATGTTCGGCGGGGGTGCTGTGTTTTTCCCAGCTTGGCGCGCTTGAGTTGTTTCTTTCTCCTAAGATTGGGATCACGAGTGTGTATCAGTTTGGGAGTAACGGTGGTTCGGACGGTACGTCGTCGGGTAAGGGTGTGTCTTTTGATAGACTGATTGGAAGGGTTGACCTGGGGCTAATTTTGGTGAACGGCCTAACGATTTCAGCTTCGGCGGAAAGTTCGTTGACCAATGTCTTTGTGCGTGCACAGGCGTTAATTGGCTACGCGGTGCGTGTGGGAGGGCTGCGGGCCATCGTTTCCAGTGGGGTGAATATCTGCGGTGATTCGTGTGCGACATCTGAGGGGAAATCGTCTGCGTGGTATAGCAAGCTGCTGTACAGCGTACCGTTGAACTTAGAGGTGCAGTACTATCTCACTTCCTTTGCCGGAGTTGCGGTTGCTGCGAGCACGGCCGTTGGTGTTCGTGACTTTAATTTCAAGGAGTTTACCTTGCCGCTCTCGCTCACGATAGGGCCGACGTTCCGAGTGTAG
- a CDS encoding DNA-directed RNA polymerase subunit omega, with product MIFPMQQLIEFQGNIYEITCAATRRAFQLAAVCDPVLDELGGKVVSAAAQQVFSGTVDYRIEPQELG from the coding sequence ATGATTTTCCCAATGCAGCAGTTGATTGAGTTTCAGGGCAATATTTATGAGATTACGTGTGCAGCAACGCGTCGAGCTTTTCAACTCGCAGCGGTTTGCGACCCTGTTTTGGATGAACTTGGGGGAAAGGTGGTGTCCGCTGCAGCGCAGCAGGTGTTTTCAGGAACGGTGGACTACCGGATAGAGCCGCAGGAGTTAGGGTAG
- a CDS encoding M23 family metallopeptidase, whose amino-acid sequence MGAERVGRAPGVNAKRAVQTQGVQSPSVKRSVRWVRGLCEVLLFSGVFVSAVSFLLHSAAVPPPERQVVPAHFERIAMQFPRQVSQGACAMATFSLVALQEKDKAHTEVHLVLRTPAGKEAKTVRAFALPPKGIAQLGTDAATAGVSRAGSQDVTHVALLGISIFWEPGDWMLEAQVRVPGGKPYVRRAPLRIEKKEFPREELRLDRKNTAIAQDKSERKKVQRERLKALWTVTSPQTRAFLGPFRQPVESRRCTSVFGQARVFVYTDGTRSAQYHWGKDFGVPVGTAVYAAGTGRVVLAEQRTTTGWSVVLEHAPGLYTAYYHLNELLVKKDTYVSTGTLIARSGTTGFSTGPHVHWEARINSTPIDPECLLAPPFLTHLPKNALRKLQPTGETQPGTPLPKDTNGLPG is encoded by the coding sequence ATGGGTGCAGAGAGAGTAGGACGCGCACCGGGGGTGAACGCTAAAAGGGCAGTGCAGACGCAGGGCGTGCAGTCACCGTCGGTGAAAAGAAGTGTTCGTTGGGTGCGTGGTCTGTGCGAAGTACTCTTGTTCTCTGGTGTCTTTGTCAGCGCGGTGTCCTTCCTGCTTCATTCGGCTGCGGTGCCGCCGCCGGAGCGTCAGGTGGTTCCTGCACATTTCGAGCGTATCGCTATGCAGTTCCCGCGTCAGGTATCCCAAGGTGCGTGTGCGATGGCCACTTTTTCTTTAGTGGCATTGCAAGAAAAGGACAAGGCGCATACTGAGGTACATCTGGTGCTGCGTACCCCTGCGGGTAAAGAAGCAAAGACGGTGCGCGCTTTTGCGCTTCCCCCAAAGGGTATTGCTCAGTTAGGGACGGACGCGGCAACCGCTGGCGTCTCGCGTGCAGGTTCTCAGGATGTGACGCACGTTGCCTTGCTGGGGATATCGATTTTCTGGGAACCGGGGGATTGGATGCTTGAAGCGCAGGTGCGTGTGCCGGGAGGGAAGCCATATGTGCGGCGTGCGCCGCTGCGCATTGAGAAAAAGGAATTTCCCCGTGAGGAATTACGCTTAGATCGCAAGAATACCGCCATTGCGCAGGACAAGAGTGAGCGCAAAAAGGTGCAGCGTGAGCGCCTGAAGGCGCTCTGGACCGTGACCTCCCCTCAGACTCGGGCCTTTTTAGGGCCGTTTCGACAACCGGTGGAATCTCGACGGTGTACGTCGGTGTTTGGGCAGGCGCGCGTCTTTGTGTACACCGACGGGACGCGCTCTGCGCAGTACCACTGGGGGAAGGACTTTGGAGTTCCGGTGGGAACGGCGGTGTATGCAGCAGGTACAGGGAGGGTGGTACTCGCAGAGCAACGGACAACCACGGGTTGGAGCGTGGTACTGGAGCACGCCCCGGGGCTGTACACAGCGTACTACCATCTGAACGAGCTGCTGGTGAAAAAAGATACGTACGTGTCAACGGGCACGCTCATTGCACGCAGCGGAACCACCGGGTTCTCCACCGGGCCTCACGTACACTGGGAAGCACGGATAAATAGCACGCCGATAGACCCTGAGTGCCTACTAGCCCCGCCATTCCTTACACACCTGCCTAAGAACGCACTACGGAAGCTACAACCTACAGGCGAGACGCAGCCGGGCACGCCGCTTCCCAAAGACACAAACGGCCTACCGGGGTGA
- the recJ gene encoding single-stranded-DNA-specific exonuclease RecJ has protein sequence MKRWRAKALDEGRVRELTARYSCSALEAAILVRRKVVDADALLFHFERDLRYLPGPFRFHAMSAAVDRLRLAHERKEKVLIFGDRDADGISATTLLFEALCAFGLTVCWRVPVADEPYGLSCNAVDEHAAAGGTLIVTVDCGISNRAEIAYARHRGIDVLVIDHHAAPETLPDAIIINAKVPGAGYPHEFLSGCATAWKVVTALRFSTSGWYQRPVVLLHVRPVTGAYTIEAVKMCNMEVVDRLSETVVPRMLLPSHTRLGAFLEGQEVFVWDEQVVRTQLAKVFGGEFPWRFTDVRPRMAAFFPQCERASLLRMKDFSRIGRARSKPMEEIESFINLFITFVQKDTQLYRGAADELQLVAISTLSDLMVLAGENRIMVRYGLQAMNEAPRVGLRELFAIQRLMGKKLGTVEVGWSIVPLINATGRLGCPHRAVELFLMREASQRALQARKMVQLNEQRKKLGRSARALVEPLARASLETYSNRLAVVCSDKIHRGVTGILANCLSEALRVPCVIICIMADGHAVGSLRSARGYHLFSLLDPLADLFSDYGGHAFAAGFSIPSERIPQLLHRMELYAATIEFADESAQECGEFDAELDATQMTRGLLTLVDRFEPYGEGNPPLCFLAKRLKIFSASLFGRTERVHVKLTLDAQVHKWPAIYWGAGEKLAQEFAVGDVVDAVFQVTRNTFQGTCTPQLVIQDLWRSE, from the coding sequence ATGAAACGGTGGCGTGCAAAGGCACTTGACGAAGGGCGTGTCCGCGAGCTTACCGCGCGGTATAGCTGCTCGGCGCTTGAGGCGGCCATCCTTGTGCGTCGCAAGGTAGTGGATGCTGACGCACTCCTTTTTCATTTTGAGCGTGATCTACGCTATCTGCCAGGACCGTTCCGTTTCCATGCGATGAGCGCTGCAGTTGACCGTTTGCGTCTTGCGCATGAGCGGAAAGAAAAGGTGCTCATCTTTGGTGATCGTGATGCAGACGGTATTAGCGCCACCACCCTTCTTTTTGAGGCTCTCTGTGCATTTGGCTTGACGGTGTGCTGGCGCGTGCCGGTTGCCGATGAGCCCTATGGGCTCTCGTGCAATGCAGTAGATGAGCATGCGGCCGCAGGGGGTACTCTCATTGTGACCGTTGACTGCGGTATTTCTAATCGCGCAGAAATTGCGTATGCGCGTCACAGAGGTATTGACGTACTGGTTATTGATCACCATGCGGCCCCTGAGACACTCCCTGATGCAATTATCATTAATGCAAAAGTGCCAGGTGCAGGGTATCCGCACGAGTTTCTCTCAGGCTGTGCAACTGCGTGGAAGGTGGTAACGGCGCTCCGTTTCAGTACCAGCGGCTGGTATCAGCGGCCTGTGGTGCTTCTACACGTTCGTCCGGTGACTGGGGCGTATACGATTGAGGCTGTAAAAATGTGTAATATGGAGGTGGTGGACCGTCTTTCGGAAACGGTGGTCCCACGTATGCTCCTGCCATCTCATACGCGTCTTGGTGCCTTCCTGGAGGGTCAGGAAGTTTTCGTATGGGATGAGCAGGTGGTGCGCACGCAGTTGGCCAAAGTGTTTGGTGGAGAGTTTCCCTGGCGTTTTACCGATGTGCGGCCGCGTATGGCCGCGTTTTTTCCCCAATGTGAACGCGCAAGCCTTTTAAGGATGAAGGACTTTTCTCGCATTGGGCGTGCGCGCTCAAAACCGATGGAGGAAATCGAAAGCTTTATCAATCTTTTTATAACTTTTGTGCAGAAAGATACCCAGCTCTACCGGGGCGCGGCGGATGAATTGCAGCTTGTGGCAATTTCTACGCTTTCTGATCTTATGGTGTTGGCGGGGGAGAACCGTATTATGGTCCGCTACGGTCTGCAGGCGATGAATGAGGCGCCACGTGTGGGTTTGCGTGAGTTGTTTGCGATACAGCGTCTCATGGGGAAGAAGTTAGGAACCGTAGAGGTAGGGTGGAGTATTGTGCCGCTTATCAATGCAACGGGGCGGTTAGGGTGTCCGCACCGTGCAGTGGAACTGTTTTTAATGCGCGAAGCTTCGCAGCGCGCGCTGCAGGCACGAAAAATGGTGCAATTGAACGAACAGCGAAAAAAGTTAGGAAGGAGTGCTCGTGCACTTGTTGAGCCTCTTGCGCGTGCAAGTCTTGAGACGTACAGCAACCGCCTGGCAGTGGTTTGTAGCGATAAGATTCATCGGGGCGTTACGGGGATTCTTGCAAACTGTTTGAGCGAGGCGCTGCGCGTGCCTTGTGTGATCATTTGTATAATGGCAGACGGGCACGCGGTAGGATCGTTGCGTTCGGCGCGGGGATATCACCTATTTTCGCTCTTAGATCCCCTTGCAGACTTGTTCTCTGACTATGGGGGGCATGCATTTGCGGCGGGTTTTTCAATTCCCTCTGAGCGAATTCCCCAGCTATTGCACCGTATGGAACTGTATGCGGCAACCATTGAGTTTGCTGATGAAAGCGCGCAAGAGTGTGGAGAATTTGATGCAGAACTGGATGCTACGCAGATGACGCGGGGGCTTTTGACCCTTGTCGATCGCTTTGAGCCGTACGGAGAAGGCAATCCCCCGTTGTGCTTTTTGGCGAAGAGATTGAAAATTTTTTCTGCATCGCTTTTTGGGCGTACAGAACGTGTGCACGTAAAATTGACCTTGGATGCACAGGTGCATAAATGGCCCGCAATTTACTGGGGAGCAGGGGAAAAGTTGGCACAGGAGTTTGCAGTGGGGGATGTAGTTGACGCGGTTTTTCAAGTGACGCGTAACACGTTTCAGGGAACGTGCACACCGCAGCTGGTCATTCAAGATTTGTGGAGGAGTGAGTGA
- a CDS encoding penicillin-binding protein 1A has product MRRVCYLYLVLLCGLLVGGAALFGFLLASIENIKQSERFTRFNPALPTRILDIRGDLITEFSSDEKREIVSFADLSSHLVHALLTREDRSFYTHHGYSIKAIFRALVGTLTGRALGGGSTLTQQIAGLLYSDRSDRSLRRKIKELWWALHMERRYSKNEIMELYLNRVYFGGGTYGVGAAARFYFGHSVRQMSAAEAALLVILLSNPAHYNPFEYPNRAQDRQRYVLHEMTRLGYLSEQERDESYEHYWAHFDYTRTTSSAFYARADKARWFSEYVRRQLDRMMYGTMNLYQDGYTVHTTCDLRHQLVAEQQVEQTLEQANAHVQKSSLTHVARRELYSNISELLGLVFNVPQLHVGDRRMKAKSGAYYRSTLSPLVNVMALMFGLDNLKTLSDKGASLVRDEIARKRVEGALIALENDTGYITALVGGSRFGASNQVIRATQGLLQPGSVFKPLVYSAALDSKKLTMATQLHDAPQVFSRNGVSYIPNNYGGKWQGVVLAWKALAQSLNIPAIRVLDMVGFDAVIQRAATLLHITDRQEIERTFPRVYPLALGVVALRPIQLARAFAAFGNGGKAVEPIAVRSVEDRLGRVILDPEREVRARLRAQGAATQLISAENAALMTNMLEKTVTMGTLAVASERGRAFTYQDPATGRSFVMPVAGKTGTTQNWSDAWAVGYSPYYTAVLWFGFDKGDRSLGLHSTGATLAGPPWARFMRAIHQDKPHRAFVRPETGLMYQAVCAKSGLLPTPYCGDELVSLSFLPGTVPERFCSYHESGKMLEELAKERLKESGYSTGFWPAVSEEGLHIDPRVFEDPPLGSPGVQGEVLVPSNPFAPVHPQEAPLFDAPHVPVPSASDPSRDAPEEESEDVQDDPARGVQSLDTGP; this is encoded by the coding sequence ATGCGTCGCGTTTGTTACCTGTATCTGGTGTTGCTGTGCGGTCTGTTGGTGGGGGGAGCTGCGCTCTTTGGGTTCTTGCTTGCCTCCATTGAAAACATTAAGCAGAGCGAACGGTTCACCCGCTTTAATCCGGCGCTTCCCACCAGAATCCTGGACATTCGGGGTGATTTGATCACTGAGTTTTCCTCAGACGAAAAGCGCGAAATCGTTTCCTTTGCTGACTTGTCTTCACACCTTGTGCACGCTCTACTCACCCGCGAAGACCGCTCCTTCTATACCCACCACGGCTACAGCATCAAGGCTATTTTCCGTGCCCTTGTCGGCACCCTCACCGGTCGCGCCTTAGGGGGCGGGAGTACGCTGACCCAGCAGATAGCAGGTCTTCTCTATTCAGACCGCAGCGACCGCAGTCTCAGGCGTAAGATCAAAGAGTTGTGGTGGGCACTCCATATGGAGCGGCGTTATTCCAAGAACGAAATTATGGAGTTGTATTTGAACCGCGTCTACTTCGGTGGCGGCACCTACGGCGTAGGAGCGGCTGCCCGCTTCTACTTTGGCCATTCGGTACGTCAGATGAGCGCAGCAGAGGCGGCGCTCTTGGTTATTTTGCTTTCTAACCCGGCACACTACAATCCCTTTGAATATCCTAACCGCGCTCAAGACCGTCAGCGTTACGTACTCCATGAAATGACGCGCCTTGGCTATCTCAGTGAACAAGAACGGGATGAGTCCTACGAGCACTACTGGGCGCATTTCGATTACACTCGCACCACAAGTTCTGCGTTCTATGCCCGTGCGGATAAGGCGCGTTGGTTTTCCGAGTATGTGCGGAGGCAGCTGGACCGCATGATGTACGGCACGATGAATTTGTACCAGGACGGGTATACCGTGCATACCACGTGCGATTTGCGTCATCAGTTGGTTGCAGAGCAGCAAGTTGAGCAAACGCTGGAGCAGGCCAATGCACACGTGCAAAAATCTTCTCTCACACACGTTGCGCGCAGAGAACTGTACAGCAATATCAGCGAGCTATTGGGGTTGGTGTTCAACGTTCCGCAGTTGCACGTCGGTGACCGGCGCATGAAGGCAAAAAGCGGCGCGTATTACCGCAGTACGCTCAGTCCCCTGGTGAATGTTATGGCGCTGATGTTCGGCCTCGACAATCTTAAAACGTTGTCTGACAAAGGCGCCTCTCTGGTGCGCGACGAAATTGCACGTAAGCGGGTGGAAGGTGCGCTCATCGCGCTTGAGAACGATACCGGATACATTACAGCTCTCGTAGGGGGCAGCAGATTCGGTGCTTCTAACCAAGTGATTCGTGCAACGCAAGGATTGTTGCAGCCAGGCAGTGTATTTAAGCCTCTGGTGTATTCTGCGGCGTTGGATAGCAAAAAGCTCACGATGGCAACGCAGTTGCACGATGCACCGCAGGTGTTCAGCCGCAATGGTGTTTCGTATATTCCCAACAACTATGGGGGAAAATGGCAGGGGGTAGTGCTTGCATGGAAGGCGCTTGCGCAGTCGCTCAATATTCCTGCTATTCGTGTACTGGATATGGTCGGTTTCGACGCGGTAATCCAGCGTGCGGCGACGCTCCTGCATATAACCGATCGGCAGGAGATTGAGCGCACCTTCCCACGCGTCTATCCGCTTGCGTTGGGCGTAGTTGCCCTCCGGCCGATTCAGCTTGCGCGTGCATTTGCAGCGTTTGGAAATGGGGGCAAAGCGGTAGAACCGATTGCAGTGCGTTCAGTGGAGGATCGTTTAGGGCGGGTGATTTTGGATCCAGAACGGGAAGTGCGGGCCCGCCTGCGCGCGCAGGGTGCGGCAACGCAACTGATCTCTGCGGAGAACGCGGCGCTCATGACGAATATGCTAGAGAAAACGGTAACGATGGGGACGTTGGCGGTGGCCTCTGAGCGGGGGCGCGCATTTACATACCAAGACCCTGCAACGGGGCGATCGTTTGTTATGCCGGTTGCGGGGAAGACGGGGACTACGCAAAACTGGTCTGATGCGTGGGCGGTTGGATACTCTCCTTATTACACTGCAGTGTTGTGGTTTGGCTTTGACAAAGGAGACCGATCGCTCGGATTGCATAGCACGGGCGCGACGCTTGCAGGTCCTCCGTGGGCGCGTTTTATGCGGGCTATTCATCAGGATAAGCCGCACCGGGCATTTGTTCGTCCTGAAACAGGGTTGATGTACCAGGCGGTGTGTGCAAAATCAGGATTGCTGCCTACCCCGTACTGTGGGGATGAGCTTGTTTCTCTGTCATTTTTGCCTGGCACGGTGCCTGAGCGCTTTTGTTCGTACCATGAAAGTGGGAAGATGCTTGAGGAACTGGCTAAAGAACGGTTGAAGGAAAGTGGATACAGCACTGGGTTCTGGCCGGCAGTGAGCGAAGAAGGGCTGCATATAGACCCGCGCGTCTTTGAAGATCCGCCACTGGGTTCACCGGGCGTGCAGGGGGAGGTGCTTGTCCCGAGCAATCCTTTTGCGCCGGTGCATCCGCAGGAAGCGCCGCTTTTTGATGCGCCGCATGTGCCTGTGCCGTCTGCATCCGACCCGTCGCGTGACGCTCCAGAGGAGGAGTCAGAAGACGTGCAGGACGATCCTGCTCGTGGTGTGCAGAGTCTGGATACCGGTCCGTAA